The genomic interval CTCGTGTGAGTTCACGCTCATGCCGGAGCGCGCATACCCGGCGAAGGAGAAGCCCTCCGTCAGACCCTCGATCGGGTCGACCGAAGATGCCAGCTCCGAAGTGCGGCCCTCCAGGGATTGCTGGCGTGCTTCGACCTGGGCAACGCGCTCGCTGAGCGACAATTGCAGTTGTGTAGGCAGCGAGGAGTTAATGGCGAACTGCCTGTTGAGGTGCTCGACCTCCCTGCGCAGTCGCGCGGCGTCGGCTTCGGCCGCCAGGGCACGCGCCTCGAGCCGGGCGAGGCGCTCCTCGACGCTTGGCGCCGGTGCGGCAAGCAGGTTGGTGGAGAGGAAAAGCAGAGAAAAGCCGGCCCAAGGGCGATAGGCTGCAGAATTCATGGGTAATCTCTTCTTGTTTTTGTATTGGCTTGCCAGCGGCTGGTCACACAGGCCGGCGCCCGGAGCTATCGCCCGTGCCGGGCCGCCAGACGTCGCGACGTCGGGACAAAGCGGATGAGCCTGTGTCGACGCAGGCAGGTCGTCTCCTGCGCCATGCATAGGGGCTGGCGAGTTGCTATCTGTCCTGGTTCATGGACGAGCGGGGGAAAACCTCTCGTCAGGCCGTCGATGTGCCCAGCGAGGGCTGCAGCGCCAGGTGTCGCCTGAGTGCGTTGCGGGGCGCGTAGTTGCTCACCACGGCTTCGCCCGCGATATTGCGCAGACCGACCGGCGGCTCGAGCTCGGCCGGCTGCCCGGAAAAATTGTTGATGCCTGCGAGATCGCCGATGGCGTTGCCATGGGCGTTGGCGAAAGAGCGTGGGTAAACCTGATGGATCACCGCATTGCACCACCCATCCTGTCCCGTCTGGGCGCTGGTGGCATATATGCCGTCCTGCAGCGACAGCCAGAGCAGACCTGCAGTAGGGAGGGCAGTGGTTTTCAAAAAGTTACGACGCGAATACATATGGCTTCTCTATTGTTGGGATTGTTGATAAGCAAGGAGGCATCGCCCGCGATTACTTGTTTGTCAGTAAGTGGAGCCATCCATGAAAAACTTTGGCCTGTAGACAGCACCTTCTTTGCAGGGATGTCCCCCGCAAAGAAGACAATGCCTGCCGCCCTCTTGTTGTTCTTGTTGATCGTCACTAAGTATTTGGTCCCGCCAGGAGAGGGTTGGGGGATTTTTAAGGGGGCCGTTGTTGCGTATGCCTCTGTCCCGGAATAAGTCGGATCAACATATGGCCCTTCCTGCAGAATCGGCTCGGGAAGTTTGATGATGCTGTTTCCGAAATGGCGGTGAAGCAGCCATGGACTATAAAATTGCCCAGCTTGGTGACGAGGGGAAGGGCAGTTCCATGAGGATGAGGTAATGGAGGAGAAAGATCATGGCGTACTGTACATATGGCATGAGCACGACTAACTGCCATATCAAGCGTTAACTTCATAGGTCCACCCTGGACTCATTGTTCTTATAGGGAAGCTTTCATCCCGGTTTGCCGGCCATGGGAGGCCGTCTGATCGGCAGCGCTCGGCCTTTCCGAGGCGCAGCGGCTGGAGCGTAATTGCAGTGAAGCTCACTTTGCTTCGGTTCAATCAAGGTCATTTTCACAATGCGCTTCCAAGCGAGCGATTGTCGATTCGGTTTGATCGCCAGATAATGTCAGATCGATTGCATTGCCCGTGGTCAGCAGAAATATGGGTTGATGGATGTCACTTGCTTTCTCGCCATAATAAGAGGCGAATTGTTTCGCGAATAGGGGAAAGTTATGCCTTGATGGGTGACTCTGTGCTCCGTTATAAGTCAGGATAAAGTGTGGCGTATTGGTATTGTTTGGCGCGCGTCAAAGTGGTTCAAGAGCTTGCTCATGAAAGTTGTTTGGACGGATGGCGCCTTCAATATCAACCGGAGTCGTGGTGTTGAATTAATCGTTCAGTAAGGCCGTGCGTATAAAGTATGCGCCGGAAATATTTGTTCGGATTATTAACCCGGCAATCAAATATCCAATCTAAGGATGGTCTGAAGTAGTCATGTATTTCTGGCTGACTTCAGCCCCCCGCCGACTTTGAAAGCGGAGAATCGATCAAAAACGATCAGATCACCCGCTCGTTTCTGCGTTTTTTAGCTGCCGCGAGCACGTCGCAGCAACCGTTTCCCGCATTACAGGCGCACCTCTCCTGCATTCGCCAGTAAATATCGGCGCGCCATCCACAGATTCGACAAGGCGAACAGCGTCACCAACTGTGACGTGTTTTTGGCCAATCCCCGGAAGCGCACCTTGGTGTAGCCAAACTGGCGCTTGATCACGCGGAACGGATGTTCGACCTTGGCTCGTACCTGGGCCTTGGCCTTCTCGATCTTGCGGATCGCTTTGTATAAGGCGCTACGCTTGCCATGCTTCTTGTAGGTACTGCGCCGGGCCGCGACCTGCCAGATGACCTGCCGACCTTCATGCTCGGGGCGCTTCTCTACGCCGGTATAGCCCGCATCGGCACTCACTACGTTTTCCTCGCCATGCAGCAGTTGGTCGACTTGGGTGACATCTGCCACGTTGGCTGCCGTGACCACCACGCTGTGCACCAGACCCGACTCAGCGTCGGCACCAATGTGAGCTTTTGCGCCGAAGTAGTACTGGTTGCCCTTCTTCGTCGAGTGCATTTCCGGGTCGCGCTTGCCGTCCTTGTTCTTCGTCGAGCTCGGCGCATGGATCAGGGTGGCGTCGACAATGGTGCCCTGGCGCAGCGACAGTCCGCGCTCGCCCAGATAGCCGTTGATCACCTCCAGTATTCCCCCGGCCAGTTCGTGCTTCTCCAGCAGGCGACGGAAGTTGAGGAGGGTCGTTTCGTCCGGGATGCGCTCCAGGCTCAGGCCGGCGAACTGGCGCAGGAGAGTGGTTTCGTACAGCGCTTCCTCCATCGCCGGATCGCTGTAGCCGAACCAGTTCTGCATCAGGTGCACGCGCAGCATGGCTGCCAGCGGGTAGGCGGGCCGACCGCCTTCGCCCTTGGGATAGTAGGGCTCGATCAGGGCGATCAGCCCCTGCCACGGCACCACCTGGTCCATCTCGAGCAGGAAGCGCTCGCGGCGGGTCTGCTTGCGCTTGCCGGCATACTCGGCATCGGCGAAGGACAGTTGCTTTATCGGGAAACTCGGACAAGGGAGCGGGTGTATTTCACCAGAATCGGGAAGTCTTTTTCAGGATTTCCCTAAGTGGCATAACGCACTGACGCATGCTGGAAATAGGCAACTACCCGCTCCGGGGTTTTGGCCAGCCAGCTCATGAATGCCTCGGCCTTCTCCAGCAATTCCGACTTGTTTCGCGCCCGGTCACTGGTGCGCAAGCGTGTCTTGAGGTCGCGGTTCAAATACTCGTCCGGATTACACTCAGGCGAATAGGGTGGCAGGTAGAACGCTTCGATTTCTTCCTTGTGCCCTTCAAGCCATTCCCTGACCTGACGCGCATGATGGACACGCAGGTTGTCCAGGATCAGAAAGATCTTCCTGTCACTATCCGCCACCAGCCTCGACATGAAACCGATCATCCGCTCGGTATTCATGGCCCCCTCCAGGAACTCGAACCGTACCAGTCCCTGGTTGCTGATCGCCGAGACCATGCTCAGGCCATGACGGCGGGTCGGCGCCACCAGCACCGGTGTGACTCCTGCCGGCGCATAGCCTCGAATCCAATGCCCATCTTCAGCTACGGCCGTTTCATCACCCCAGTAGATCGTCGCGTTTTCGGCCTTGGCGCGTGCCACAACGGTCGGATAGGTCTCTTCGAGCCAGTGCTCGACCGCCTCCGGGTTCTGCTCCAGCGCCTGCCGGGTCGGCCGCTGTGGGGTATACCCCCAGCGCTGAAGGTACTGACCCACCGTCCGGATCGGCATCTCGACGCCATACAAGTGCTTGATCAACTGCATGACGGCCCGGCGGTTCCACAGGGCAAAGTCGAGTTGCAACTGGTTCGGGGTCTGGCCCACCAGAATCGAGCACAACTGCCACTCCTGAGCGAGCGTCAAGGTCCGTCCGCTTGCCTGGCGCCGACCTCGTGTCCTGGATTTCAAACCTTCGCTGCCTTGCTCGCTATAGCGTTTGGACCAGGCTAGTACGGTACTCAGATGTACGCCCAATACGTCGGCAACCTCTTGCCAAGTCAGTTCGCGCTGCTCACGCAGATTCATGGCCAGGCGTCGCATCTGGTCCTGAGTTTCTCGAGAGAGCTTTCGGGCATCGATCTTTTTCATGTCCCTTTATATCGTGAATTTGATTGCCGCGTTAATAAGTCTGAGACGTCGGCACATAAGCGTTTTCCGATGCAGGCCAGCGTGGCCATGGCCTTGAAGCTGCTGGCCGGCTTGTCATAACGGGTGCAAAGACGGCGCTTTTCCTTGAGCCAACTGGACAGTCACTCAATCACATTGTGCTTTTTGTACTGAGGTCTGCCAAACAGGCGAGCCAAGCCCGCTCGAGGCTTACGGTGCATCTTGCGTAAGGGAATGATGGGCTTCATGCCATACCGGTCGCAGTAGTGGCGCAGGCTTTCGCTGTCATAGCCTTTGTCAGCCAGTAGTACATACCGGCAACGTTTGCCTAGATGCCTACTTCATCGTCGTGCAGCGAAGCGCGATGTACAACCGAGCCAGGCGGCAAGATCGCACCGGGCGCCAAGACGGCGTTGGCGCCAATGCGGCAATGATCGCCGACAACAGCGCCGAACTTGTGGCAGCCGGTCGGATGCAGTGTCTCGCCGGCACGAATGCGAATCTCTTTGTCGACGCGCTCGTTGTGGTAGTTGCAGATGATGCTACCGGCCTCAAGGTTCACGTCGCTGCCGAGGATGGAGTCACCGACGAAGTTGAAGTGAGCGAGCCTGGTGCCTGCAAAGACAAACGAGGACTTCAGCTCGGCGCCTGGCCCAAAGGCACAACGCTCGGCAATCCAGTTGCCGCCACGCAGGTAGGCACCGGAGGCGACGAAGCACCGAGGCCCAAGGATCAACGGCCCCTTGAGCACTGCACCAGGTTCCACAATTGCCGTGATGTGAATGGCGATCTCGTTCGAAATGGTGAATTCGGAAGCGTCAAGGGTGCCGAGCAGGTGCCGGACTATCGCTTCGGACTGGCTTGTCAGTGCCCAGGGCGCAGACGATGCCCAAGGCTCCAGGGAGGATGCCGAAAGCGCGGCAACGAAGCTGCCGAGAGGAATAATGGGGGTGGGCATGTGTAGGTGTCTCCAGAGATAACCGGCGCGAAGCGGTTGACTCGGGCCTGTCGACACCACTCTCCGCGAGTCGTGTTGCTGAGCCAAATGGCGCCAGGCCGGGCCGCACTCGGCGAGGCGCGGGACTCAGGGAGTGGCATTCCCTTGCCAGGTTCCGCAACGACGCATGGCGCCATTTGCCGAACAACCCGCAGGGACGGGGCCCGTTATCAGGTACGCTGACGCTTCAAGTTGAGGAGCGGCACGGTCCCGCCAGCCAGACCGCCGTGTTGCCGGGCAGCCTGCCCGGCTCCTCCAGCGGTTCGCTGGACAGCAGTACCTGGCCGCCCGCCGGCAGCTCGGCGGGCTCGGTTCCGAAATTGATCAGGACGCGGATGTCGCCGTTGTCGAAGGCCAGCACATCCCGGCCGGCGTCGACCCAGCGCAGCCGGCCTTTGCCAAGTGCATGTTCGCGGCGCAGCTGCAAGATCTGCCGGTACAGCTCCAGGGTGGAGCCGGCCACGCTCTCTTGGCGATCCACGGCGTAATGCGCGTACGTGGCCGGCTGCGGCAGCCAGCTCCGGTCGCCAGGGCCGAAGCCGAGAGACGGGGCATCCGCCTTCCAGGGCAGTGGCACCCGGCAGCCGTCGCGGCCGATGTCCGCGCCCCGGGTGCGGATGAACATGGGGTCCTGGCGGTAGCGGGCCTCCAGGGTGGTGTGTTCGGGCAGGCCCAGTTCCTCGCCCTGGTAGAGGTAGGCCGAGCCGGGCAGGGCCAGGGTCAGCAGGGCCAGGGCGCGGGCGCGGCGCAGCCCCAGCACCTCGTTCGGCTGTTCGCCGGCCGCGTCGATACCCTTGGGGTGGGCGCCGGGCCGGCTCAGGCCATAGCGCGAAGGCGCGCGCACGACGTCGTGGTTGGAGGTCACCCAGGTGGTCGTCGCGCCCACTGCGGCCGACAGGGCCAGCGAGGCGTCGATGACGTTCCTGAAGGGCGCCGTCTCCCAGCCTTCGAGCAGCAGGTAGTCGAAATTGAACGCCTGCTGCATCTCGTCGGGGCGGATGTAGTTCGGCCGGGAGTGGGAGCCGACCACGGCCTCGGCCACCATCATGCGCTCGCCCGGGTATTCGTCGAGAATGCGGCGCCAGGCGCGGTAGATCTCGTGCACGCCGTCCTGATCCCACATAGGGCCGACCAGCACGCCGTTTTCCTTGCGGTGCTCCGCATCGGGCAGCTCCGAGTCCTTGATCAGGCCGTGCGCCACGTCGACCCGAAAGCCGTCCACGCCCAGGTCCAGCCAGAAGCGCAGCACGTGCTCGAACTCGGCGCGGACCTGCGGGTTGTCCCAGTTGAGGTCGGGCTGCTTGCCGTCGAACAGGTGCAGATACCACTGCCGGTCTCCCGGCGCCCGCGACCAGGCCTGGCCGCCGAACACGCTCTGCCAGTTGTTGGGCGGCAGCTCGCCGTTTTCGCCGCGGCCGTCGCGGAACAGGTAGCGGGCGCGCTCGGCGCTGCCCGGCGGCGACTTGAGCGCTGCCTGGAACCAGGCGTGCTCGTCGGAGGTGTGGTTGGGCACCAGGTCGACGATCACCTTGATGCCCAGGCCATGGGCCTCGTGTAACAGCCGATCGAAATCCTCCAGCGTGCCGAACAGCGGATCGACCGCCTGGTAGTCGGCCACGTCATAGCCGGCGTCGGCCTGGGGCGATTGATAGAAGGGTGACAGCCACAGCGCGTCCACGCCCAGGCGCTTCAGGTAGGGCAGCCGCAAGGTGACGCCCGGCAGGTCGCCGATGCCGTCGCCGTTGGCGTCGGCGAAGGAGCGCGGGTAGATCTGATAGATGATCGCATCGGTCCACCAGGCCAGCCCGGCCTCGGCTGCCTGGAGGCTGGCGGCGGATGCGCCGCCCTGGACGGTCTCCAGGGACGGATCCACTGCGCTCATGAGGGTAGTGCTTGAACATGGACGACGAAACATACGCGCTTCCTGTTGTCGGGCCTGTCGACGGGCGACAGGCGCATTTCCTTGTGCATTGTGCTTTTCGGGGTCGAGCCACGATCAGAGGCGTCGCTACAGCGCCCGGTACTTCATGACCATGCGCATGTCGAGCTTCTGGTTGCGTTGCAGCAGCCGCAGTCCCGGCCGGCCTTCCAGGTGATGGGCATTGATGGGATGGGAAACCGGCTCGAAGCAGAAGAAATCCTTGCCCGGCGGGGTATAGAGCACGAAGAACCTGGCGTTCGTGGCCGAACACTCCAGCTGGTAACCGGCATCCGGCTGGCTGATCAGAAAGCTGCCGTCCCAGCCGGAAAAGGCATGGTCTATCAGGGCCTTCGGCAGGGCGTTGCCATCGGCGAAACGCCAGTCGCCCTCGATAGCCCGCTCGACACGCGGCAGGCGCTGGTTTTCCTCGAACCAGACGGCCTCGGCACAGGCCTGAAGGCGCGTGTTCTCCCAGCGGGGGAAAAAGGGGTGGAGCCCGAGGCCGTACCAGGCCGGGTGCTGGTCCAGGTGCTCCACGGACAGCTCCACCACGAGACTGTCACCGGCCAGGATGATTCGCTGCTCGGCCCTGTAGGCGTAGGGGGTCTGGGAGACGAGCCGGAGCAGCGCCTCCTGTGCGGAACGAGCGGCGACTTCCCAGGGCTGATGCCAGGCCGTGCCATGGATGGGATAGGGCTCATCCTCCTGGAAACAGGACAGATGAAGCCATCCTTGGGCGGTTTCGTAGCCGCCTTGTCCTATCCGGTTCGACCAGGGCACCAATGGAAAGCAGGCAAGTTTCCCCCAACTATAAGGAGTGTGTTTATTGTCGACCGGAC from Azotobacter salinestris carries:
- a CDS encoding IS5 family transposase translates to MKQLSFADAEYAGKRKQTRRERFLLEMDQVVPWQGLIALIEPYYPKGEGGRPAYPLAAMLRVHLMQNWFGYSDPAMEEALYETTLLRQFAGLSLERIPDETTLLNFRRLLEKHELAGGILEVINGYLGERGLSLRQGTIVDATLIHAPSSTKNKDGKRDPEMHSTKKGNQYYFGAKAHIGADAESGLVHSVVVTAANVADVTQVDQLLHGEENVVSADAGYTGVEKRPEHEGRQVIWQVAARRSTYKKHGKRSALYKAIRKIEKAKAQVRAKVEHPFRVIKRQFGYTKVRFRGLAKNTSQLVTLFALSNLWMARRYLLANAGEVRL
- a CDS encoding IS630 family transposase; translated protein: MKKIDARKLSRETQDQMRRLAMNLREQRELTWQEVADVLGVHLSTVLAWSKRYSEQGSEGLKSRTRGRRQASGRTLTLAQEWQLCSILVGQTPNQLQLDFALWNRRAVMQLIKHLYGVEMPIRTVGQYLQRWGYTPQRPTRQALEQNPEAVEHWLEETYPTVVARAKAENATIYWGDETAVAEDGHWIRGYAPAGVTPVLVAPTRRHGLSMVSAISNQGLVRFEFLEGAMNTERMIGFMSRLVADSDRKIFLILDNLRVHHARQVREWLEGHKEEIEAFYLPPYSPECNPDEYLNRDLKTRLRTSDRARNKSELLEKAEAFMSWLAKTPERVVAYFQHASVRYAT
- a CDS encoding LpxA family transferase codes for the protein MPTPIIPLGSFVAALSASSLEPWASSAPWALTSQSEAIVRHLLGTLDASEFTISNEIAIHITAIVEPGAVLKGPLILGPRCFVASGAYLRGGNWIAERCAFGPGAELKSSFVFAGTRLAHFNFVGDSILGSDVNLEAGSIICNYHNERVDKEIRIRAGETLHPTGCHKFGAVVGDHCRIGANAVLAPGAILPPGSVVHRASLHDDEVGI
- a CDS encoding glycoside hydrolase family 13 protein; the encoded protein is MSAVDPSLETVQGGASAASLQAAEAGLAWWTDAIIYQIYPRSFADANGDGIGDLPGVTLRLPYLKRLGVDALWLSPFYQSPQADAGYDVADYQAVDPLFGTLEDFDRLLHEAHGLGIKVIVDLVPNHTSDEHAWFQAALKSPPGSAERARYLFRDGRGENGELPPNNWQSVFGGQAWSRAPGDRQWYLHLFDGKQPDLNWDNPQVRAEFEHVLRFWLDLGVDGFRVDVAHGLIKDSELPDAEHRKENGVLVGPMWDQDGVHEIYRAWRRILDEYPGERMMVAEAVVGSHSRPNYIRPDEMQQAFNFDYLLLEGWETAPFRNVIDASLALSAAVGATTTWVTSNHDVVRAPSRYGLSRPGAHPKGIDAAGEQPNEVLGLRRARALALLTLALPGSAYLYQGEELGLPEHTTLEARYRQDPMFIRTRGADIGRDGCRVPLPWKADAPSLGFGPGDRSWLPQPATYAHYAVDRQESVAGSTLELYRQILQLRREHALGKGRLRWVDAGRDVLAFDNGDIRVLINFGTEPAELPAGGQVLLSSEPLEEPGRLPGNTAVWLAGPCRSST
- a CDS encoding aldose 1-epimerase is translated as MITLQNESTRLELLPELGGGIASWVALNSGQPLLQSPVDNKHTPYSWGKLACFPLVPWSNRIGQGGYETAQGWLHLSCFQEDEPYPIHGTAWHQPWEVAARSAQEALLRLVSQTPYAYRAEQRIILAGDSLVVELSVEHLDQHPAWYGLGLHPFFPRWENTRLQACAEAVWFEENQRLPRVERAIEGDWRFADGNALPKALIDHAFSGWDGSFLISQPDAGYQLECSATNARFFVLYTPPGKDFFCFEPVSHPINAHHLEGRPGLRLLQRNQKLDMRMVMKYRAL